In Bacillus rossius redtenbacheri isolate Brsri chromosome 9 unlocalized genomic scaffold, Brsri_v3 Brsri_v3_scf9_2, whole genome shotgun sequence, one DNA window encodes the following:
- the LOC134543049 gene encoding uncharacterized protein LOC134543049, translating to MPRKYKPIVGGGYKKHSPDHIKNALSDIESGISLRKAAEKHGIHYSVLYRHVKRGPDIKHQGGQTALSFEEENLFVDRLKICSEWGYPIDSTTLRLLVKDFLDSRGKEVKRFKNNLPGRDFVVSFIRRHKDQLAVRMCQNIKRSRAGVTPETINSYFDELSNEIENVPPSNIINYDETNLTDDPGKRKIITRRGTKYPERIMNSSKASTSVMFAAAADGTILPPYVVYKALHLYQTWTEGGPKHARYNRTKSGWFDSFCFEDWVLTVAIPYLKKLDGKKFLIGDNLSSHLSLESVKLCQDNDIRFIFLPANSTHLTQPLDVAFFRPLKTTWRQILEEWKKGPGRNEATVPKDKFPLLLKKLCVSLKEKNVIAGFRKCGIVPLNRNNVLSMLPGTGIDQNQAMINLEESTNAVDKIFKELLQSLRQDQTPKPKKKRTKVKVQPGRSVTVDDFEEVDGENVTLHTSLHSDPSPCTSKQAKPMKINAKKNRKFLDSSSEDDCAYSVQDSDDDLILISSNSSDQDENTGISISQGDYMVVKIYGKTKTSFRYYVCKVSYLMDNGFVGTFLKRVPQTKKFTMTEEESFVSKNDVFRKLSSPVLNSGARFKDMLCFEDDLTDLTVY from the coding sequence ATGCCACGGAAGTACAAACCCATTGTCGGAGGCGGTTACAAAAAACACAGCCCTGATCATATAAAAAATGCCCTCTCTGACATTGAATCTGGCATTAGCCTGCGGAAAGCAGCTGAAAAACATGGGATTCATTATAGTGTACTATACAGACACGTAAAAAGAGGCCCCGACATTAAACATCAGGGTGGACAAACTGCCTTGTCTTTTGAAGAAGAGAATTTGTTTGTAGATAGATTGAAAATATGCAGCGAATGGGGCTATCCTATCGACTCTACAACCTTAAGACTACTAGTAAAGGACTTTCTGGATAGTAGGGGGAAGGAAGTAAAAAGATTTAAGAATAATCTTCCCGGTCGTGATTTTGTGGTATCATTTATAAGACGACACAAAGATCAATTGGCAGTGCGAATGTGCCAAAACATTAAACGCTCCAGAGCCGGTGTAACACCAGAAACCATCAACAGTTACTTTGATGAATTGTCAAATGAAATAGAGAATGTGCCACCATCTAACATAATAAATTATGACGAGACGAACCTTACGGACGATCCAGGAAAACGAAAGATAATCACACGGAGGGGAActaaatatcctgaaaggatCATGAACTCATCAAAGGCATCAACTTCTGTGATGTTTGCTGCCGCTGCAGATGGCACTATACTACCCCCTTATGTTGTGTATAAGGCTTTGCATTTATATCAAACCTGGACTGAAGGTGGGCCAAAACATGCAAGATATAATCGGACGAAATCTGGCTGGTTCGATTCGTTCTGCTTCGAGGACTGGGTCCTTACAGTTGCTATCCCATATTTGAAAAAGCTAGACGGGAAGAAATTTCTCATTGGAGACAATTTATCTTCGCATCTGTCATTAGAATCGGTTAAGCTGTGTCAAGATAATGACATAAGATTTATATTTCTACCAGCAAATTCAACACACTTAACACAGCCGCTGGACGTGGCATTTTTTCGGCCTCTTAAAACTACTTGGCGCCAAATATTAGAGGAATGGAAGAAAGGCCCAGGAAGAAATGAGGCAACAGTTCCTAAGGATAAATTTCCTCTGCTTTTGAAAAAGTTGTGTGTCtccttgaaggaaaaaaatgttattgcaggtTTCAGGAAATGCGGGATCGTGCCCTTAAACCGCAATAATGTGTTGTCAATGCTCCCAGGTACTGGAATAGACCAAAACCAGGCTATGATAAACCTTGAAGAATCCACTAATGCTGTTGACAAGATCTTTAAGGAACTCCTTCAAAGTCTTAGGCAAGACCAGACTCCTAAACCAAAGAAAAAAAGGACAAAAGTAAAGGTCCAGCCCGGCAGAAGTGTTACCGTTGATGACTTTGAGGAAGTGGATGGGGAGAATGTAACCCTCCATACTTCACTTCACAGTGACCCAAGCCCTTGTACATCGAAACAGGCCAAGCCAATGAAAATAAATGCcaagaaaaacagaaaatttctTGATTCATCATCAGAGGATGATTGTGCCTACTCAGTGCAGGACAGCGATGATGACCTAATTTTGATATCTTCAAATTCTTCTGATCAAGATGAAAACACTGGTATCTCCATAAGCCAAGGTGATTACATGGTGGTCAaaatatatggaaaaacaaaaacatcGTTTAGATATTATGTCTGTAAAGTTAGTTACCTTATGGACAATGGTTTTGTTGGGACATTTTTAAAAAGAGTTCCACAAACCAAAAAGTTCACAATGACTGAAGAAGAATCTTTTGTTTCGAAAAACGATGTTTTCCGAAAACTGTCGTCACCAGTTCTCAATTCAGGTGCTCGTTTTAAAGACATGCTATGTTTTGAGGATGACCTGACTGATTTAACAGTTTATTAA